A stretch of the Nicotiana tabacum cultivar K326 chromosome 6, ASM71507v2, whole genome shotgun sequence genome encodes the following:
- the LOC107784510 gene encoding cyclin-U4-1-like: MAQLETSDQEIPKVINFMASVLERVAETNDLSRRFSAQKISMFHGLTRPTISVESYLERIFKYANCSPSCFVVAYIYLDRFSQRQPLLPINSFNVHRLLITSVLVSAKFMDDIFYNNAYYAKVGGISTKEMNLLEVDFLFGIGFQLNVTPTTFHTYCFYLQTEMLLESPPMPVPSSSLKIGRNVNHQYCCINEDESTHQQHELAV, translated from the exons ATGGCTCAACTCGAGACCTCTGATCAAGAAATACCTAAAGTCATAAATTTTATGGCTTCTGTTCTTGAAAGAGTAGCAGAAACAAATGATCTCAGCCGCAGGTTTAGTGCTCAGAAAATCTCTATGTTTCATGGACTTACTAGGCCTACTATTTCTGTTGAAAGTtatttggagaggattttcaagTATGCCAATTGTAGCCCTTCTTGTTTTGTTGTGGCATACATTTATCTTGATCGTTTTTCGCAGAGGCAGCCATTGTTGCCCATCAATTCTTTCAATGTTCATCGTCTGCTTATCACCAGTGTCTTGGTTTCTGCTAAATTCATGGATGATAT ATTTTACAACAATGCTTACTATGCAAAAGTTGGAGGAATTAGCACAAAGGAGATGAACCTACTAGAGGTGGACTTCTTATTCGGGATAGGATTTCAATTAAACGTGACTCCCACCACATTCCACACCTATTGCTTTTATCTCCAGACTGAGATGTTGCTGGAATCCCCACCCATGCCAGTGCCATCTTCTTCTCTTAAAATTGGCAGAAATGTGAATCACCAATATTGTTGCATCAATGAGGATGAATCCACTCATCAACAACATGAATTAGCCGTGTGA